A genomic region of uncultured Roseibium sp. contains the following coding sequences:
- the dxs gene encoding 1-deoxy-D-xylulose-5-phosphate synthase, with the protein MSSKPDTPLLDKINSPAELRALDETDLNQLADELRSETIDAVSITGGHLGAGLGVVELTVALHYVFDTPDDKIIWDVGHQCYPHKILTERRDRIRTLRQGNGLSGFTKRAESRYDPFGAAHSSTSISAGLGMAAARDLDGGDNNVIAVIGDGAMSAGMAYEAMNNAGHLGSRLIVILNDNDMSIAPPVGAMSAYLAKLVSGPTYQTLRDAAKNIAKNLPKPVFEKAARAEEYARGFWTGGTMFEELGFYYVGPVDGHNLEHLLPILKNVRDTHHGPVLIHAVTQKGKGYAPAEGARDKYHGVAKFDVITGKQSKPKANAPSYTNVFATSLIKEAEHDDKVVAITAAMPDGTGLNLFGEAFPKRTFDVGIAEQHAVTFAAGLATEGYKPFAAIYSTFLQRAYDQVIHDVAIQSLPVRFPIDRAGLVGADGPTHAGAFDTAFLSCLPGFVVMAAADEVELRHMVATAAAYDEGPISFRYPRGEGVGLDMPERGSVLEIGKGVIRREGTKVALLSFGGRMNECLKAADELDAAGLSTTVADARFAKPLDMDLIRRLAREHEVLVTIEEGSAGGFGSHVLSRLAEEGLLDNGLKIRTLALPDEYIDHDKPDAMYARAGLNCDGIMQAVFTALGTEMLSAPRRA; encoded by the coding sequence GTGTCTTCAAAGCCCGATACCCCACTTCTCGACAAGATCAATTCCCCCGCGGAATTGCGCGCACTGGATGAAACCGATCTGAATCAGCTCGCTGACGAACTCAGATCGGAAACCATCGATGCCGTGTCGATCACCGGTGGGCATCTTGGTGCCGGGCTCGGGGTCGTCGAGCTGACGGTTGCGCTTCACTATGTCTTCGATACGCCGGATGACAAGATCATCTGGGACGTCGGCCATCAGTGCTATCCGCACAAGATCCTGACCGAGCGGCGCGACCGGATCCGCACGCTCAGACAGGGAAACGGCCTGTCCGGCTTCACCAAGCGTGCCGAAAGCCGTTACGACCCGTTCGGAGCCGCCCATTCATCGACGTCGATTTCCGCAGGCCTGGGGATGGCTGCCGCCAGAGACCTCGATGGCGGCGACAACAACGTCATCGCCGTTATCGGCGACGGGGCGATGTCCGCCGGCATGGCGTATGAAGCCATGAACAATGCGGGACATCTGGGCTCGCGTCTTATCGTCATCCTGAACGACAACGACATGTCCATCGCGCCCCCGGTCGGTGCCATGTCGGCCTATCTTGCAAAGCTGGTTTCCGGTCCGACCTATCAGACCCTGCGTGATGCTGCAAAGAACATCGCCAAGAACCTGCCCAAGCCGGTCTTCGAAAAGGCGGCGCGCGCTGAAGAATATGCGCGTGGCTTCTGGACAGGCGGAACCATGTTCGAGGAACTCGGTTTCTACTATGTCGGCCCCGTCGACGGACACAATCTGGAACACTTGCTGCCGATCCTGAAAAATGTCCGCGATACGCATCACGGCCCGGTGCTCATTCACGCGGTGACGCAGAAGGGCAAGGGATACGCACCGGCAGAAGGCGCCAGGGACAAGTATCACGGTGTCGCCAAATTCGATGTCATCACCGGCAAGCAGTCCAAGCCGAAGGCGAATGCGCCAAGCTACACCAATGTCTTCGCCACCTCGCTGATCAAGGAAGCCGAACACGACGACAAGGTCGTCGCGATCACGGCGGCCATGCCGGACGGCACCGGGCTGAACCTGTTCGGCGAAGCGTTTCCCAAACGCACTTTCGACGTCGGCATTGCGGAACAGCACGCGGTCACCTTTGCCGCCGGTCTTGCGACCGAAGGCTACAAGCCCTTCGCCGCGATCTACTCCACTTTCCTGCAGCGGGCCTACGACCAGGTGATCCACGATGTGGCGATCCAGAGCCTGCCCGTACGGTTTCCGATCGACCGGGCCGGTCTTGTCGGTGCAGACGGTCCCACACATGCCGGCGCATTCGATACCGCGTTCCTGTCATGCCTGCCGGGTTTTGTCGTGATGGCGGCAGCCGACGAAGTGGAACTGCGGCACATGGTGGCGACCGCTGCTGCCTACGATGAAGGTCCGATTTCGTTCCGGTATCCGCGCGGCGAAGGTGTCGGGCTGGACATGCCCGAACGGGGCAGCGTTCTGGAGATCGGCAAGGGCGTTATCCGCCGGGAAGGTACGAAGGTCGCGCTGCTGAGCTTCGGTGGACGCATGAACGAGTGCCTGAAAGCCGCCGACGAACTCGACGCCGCCGGCCTGTCGACCACGGTTGCGGATGCCCGGTTTGCAAAACCCCTGGACATGGATCTGATCCGGCGTCTTGCGCGCGAGCACGAGGTTCTGGTGACAATCGAGGAAGGCTCAGCGGGCGGATTCGGCAGCCACGTTCTTAGCCGGCTTGCCGAAGAAGGTTTGCTGGATAACGGGCTCAAGATCCGGACGCTTGCACTTCCGGATGAATACATCGACCACGATAAGCCCGATGCCATGTATGCAAGGGCTGGCCTCAATTGCGACGGCATCATGCAGGCGGTGTTCACTGCACTGGGAACGGAAATGCTGAGCGCGCCGCGGCGCGCCTGA
- a CDS encoding exodeoxyribonuclease VII small subunit, which translates to MSDASTDISELTFEDALRQLETIVRELEQGNVPLERSIEMYERGDALRKRCDTLLKSAEAKVEKIQLGQDGNARGTTELDPQ; encoded by the coding sequence ATGAGTGACGCTTCAACAGACATTTCCGAACTGACTTTCGAAGATGCGCTCCGGCAGCTGGAGACAATCGTGCGCGAGCTCGAACAGGGCAACGTTCCGCTTGAACGCAGCATCGAGATGTATGAACGCGGCGATGCGCTGCGCAAACGGTGTGACACCTTGCTGAAGTCCGCGGAAGCGAAGGTCGAGAAAATTCAGCTCGGACAGGACGGCAACGCGCGCGGAACGACCGAGCTGGATCCGCAATAG
- a CDS encoding histone deacetylase family protein yields MSTLLLQHSCYLDHLTPLGHPERPDRIRAIDRILEHEKFQSVERDVAPMGTVEDIARAHPMGYVDQLHRLAPDEGVARVDADTTMSPGTWEAALRGVGGACRAVDEVLSKKVSNAFSASRPPGHHAEKERAMGFCFFNNVAIAARYAQAKHGVGRVAIVDFDVHHGNGTQDIFWDDGSVMYCSTHQMPLYPGSGAASETGEKNTIVNVPLAPGEDGPAFKEAFEVAVLPRLDDFQPELVIISAGFDAHARDPLGGLNLVEADFAWATRVLMDVADRHSNGHVVSVLEGGYDLEGLARSTAAHVMTLMTG; encoded by the coding sequence TTGTCTACGCTCCTTTTGCAACATTCCTGCTATCTCGATCACCTTACTCCGCTGGGACATCCTGAAAGGCCTGACCGGATCAGGGCAATCGACAGGATCCTGGAACACGAGAAGTTTCAGTCTGTTGAGCGGGATGTCGCCCCGATGGGCACTGTCGAGGATATCGCGCGCGCGCATCCCATGGGATATGTCGATCAGCTGCACCGGCTTGCGCCCGATGAAGGCGTTGCGAGAGTCGATGCGGACACGACGATGTCGCCCGGAACGTGGGAGGCGGCACTCAGAGGTGTCGGAGGCGCTTGCCGCGCTGTCGACGAGGTCCTTTCAAAGAAGGTCAGCAACGCGTTTTCCGCGTCGCGCCCGCCCGGCCATCATGCTGAAAAAGAACGGGCCATGGGGTTTTGTTTCTTCAACAACGTGGCGATCGCCGCGCGTTATGCGCAGGCGAAGCACGGGGTCGGCCGCGTCGCAATCGTCGATTTCGACGTACACCACGGCAACGGAACGCAGGACATTTTCTGGGACGATGGCAGCGTGATGTATTGCTCGACCCACCAGATGCCGCTCTATCCCGGGTCCGGGGCCGCGTCGGAAACCGGTGAGAAGAACACGATCGTCAATGTTCCTCTCGCACCCGGTGAGGACGGCCCGGCGTTCAAGGAAGCCTTCGAGGTTGCCGTGCTGCCGCGCCTCGACGATTTCCAGCCGGAACTGGTCATCATCTCGGCCGGGTTCGATGCTCACGCGCGCGATCCGCTCGGAGGCCTCAACCTTGTTGAGGCCGATTTCGCCTGGGCGACGCGCGTCCTGATGGATGTTGCCGACAGGCACAGCAACGGGCACGTCGTTTCGGTCCTTGAAGGTGGCTACGACCTGGAAGGCCTGGCCCGGTCGACGGCGGCCCATGTCATGACGCTGATGACCGGCTGA
- a CDS encoding L-threonylcarbamoyladenylate synthase, which yields MQLWTVNLKKPDWQDAPEAPDVCAALTAGELVAVPTETVYGLAADATNGMACAKIFEAKGRPQFNPLISHVPSLEDAYLHGRFDALALRLAEAFWPGPLTLVVPKNEGSPISDMATAGLMTVALRVPAGPVMRFLSERTGRPLAAPSANLSGRISPTRAQDVIDELGEALSFVVDAGPCKVGIESTIVGIVDGTPRLLRPGGISREDIEDALGTSLLAAAPGMRPDAPSAPGMLASHYAPNASMILNAQEVTQDDALLSFGPERIQGAEHARMEFNLSPDGDLAEAAANLFRGMRTLDASMAGTIRVQFIPSFGLGEAINDRLKRAAAPRP from the coding sequence ATGCAGCTCTGGACCGTCAATTTGAAGAAGCCTGACTGGCAGGATGCTCCCGAAGCACCTGACGTCTGTGCTGCGCTGACTGCGGGTGAACTCGTCGCCGTTCCGACCGAGACGGTCTACGGACTTGCCGCCGACGCCACGAACGGCATGGCCTGCGCGAAAATCTTCGAGGCAAAGGGCCGCCCGCAATTCAACCCGCTTATTTCGCACGTGCCTAGCCTCGAAGACGCGTATCTGCACGGCCGGTTTGACGCGCTTGCGCTGCGCCTGGCCGAGGCCTTCTGGCCCGGACCCTTGACCCTCGTCGTGCCGAAGAACGAAGGCTCACCGATCTCGGACATGGCGACGGCGGGGCTGATGACAGTGGCCCTGCGCGTTCCCGCCGGGCCCGTGATGCGATTTCTTTCCGAAAGAACCGGCAGGCCCCTCGCGGCCCCAAGCGCCAACCTGTCCGGCAGGATCAGTCCGACCCGCGCGCAGGACGTCATTGACGAGCTCGGGGAGGCGCTGAGTTTCGTCGTCGATGCCGGACCTTGCAAGGTCGGAATTGAATCCACCATCGTCGGCATCGTGGACGGAACGCCCAGGCTGCTGCGTCCGGGTGGCATATCGCGCGAGGATATTGAAGATGCCCTGGGCACAAGCCTGCTCGCCGCCGCGCCGGGCATGCGCCCCGATGCCCCTTCCGCTCCGGGTATGCTCGCCTCGCACTATGCCCCGAACGCGTCCATGATCCTGAACGCGCAGGAAGTCACGCAGGACGACGCGCTGCTTTCGTTCGGCCCGGAGCGCATTCAAGGTGCGGAACACGCCCGTATGGAATTCAACCTGAGTCCGGATGGGGATCTGGCAGAAGCGGCGGCCAATCTGTTTCGCGGAATGCGAACACTGGACGCGAGCATGGCCGGAACGATCCGGGTGCAGTTTATCCCCAGCTTTGGGCTTGGCGAGGCAATCAACGACCGTCTGAAGCGGGCCGCTGCACCGCGTCCATGA
- a CDS encoding acyl-CoA dehydrogenase — MYRAPVDEIVFTLRHVCGLGDLQNNPRHCELGDDLVDAIVNEAGRFAAEEIAPLNAVADKHGTPLNNGAVSTPPGWREAYHAWIEGGWNGLSADVESGGQGLPQMLSAAAMEMWNSGSMAFAIGPTLTIGAVEAMEKHASDDLKATYLDKLVSGEWMGTMNLTEPQAGSDLNALRAKAERNDDGTYRIFGQKIFITYGDHDLTDNIVHMVLARLPDAPAGTRGISMFLVPKFLVNPDGSLGERNDVRVAGVEHKLGIHGSPTCTMAYGDEGGATGWLVGEENRGLACMFTMMNNARLAVGIQGLGVAERAYQQALHYAIDRKQGRAPGDSGEAMSPIARHPDIKRMLLTMKSKTQVARAICYACAHAIDMANVSEDEAGRTFWNERASLLTPIAKALSTDFGVEVASLGVQIHGGMGYIEETGAAQHLRDARIAPIYEGTNGIQSIDLVLRKLPLSGGEHIKGFIAELKAVAGEVAASNRPEFGATAARLGESVEDLEEATGYMLAALADGRTADALSGATPYLRVAGLALGGALLARGALRSSEEPAERLAERTLLARSFCETVLGETGGLKSDIVLSADAIKAFDPEALAS, encoded by the coding sequence ATGTATCGCGCACCCGTCGACGAGATCGTTTTCACACTGAGGCATGTGTGCGGCCTTGGTGATTTGCAGAATAATCCACGCCATTGCGAACTGGGGGATGACCTTGTCGACGCGATCGTCAACGAGGCCGGCCGCTTCGCTGCGGAGGAGATTGCGCCTTTGAATGCCGTGGCCGACAAGCACGGCACGCCTTTGAACAATGGCGCGGTCAGCACGCCTCCCGGGTGGCGCGAGGCTTACCATGCCTGGATCGAAGGGGGCTGGAACGGTCTGTCGGCCGACGTGGAATCCGGCGGCCAGGGCTTGCCGCAGATGCTTTCCGCTGCAGCAATGGAAATGTGGAACTCCGGGTCGATGGCCTTTGCGATCGGACCGACGCTGACGATCGGTGCGGTCGAGGCCATGGAGAAACATGCCTCGGACGACCTGAAGGCGACCTATCTGGACAAGCTGGTGTCGGGCGAATGGATGGGCACCATGAACCTGACCGAGCCGCAGGCCGGCTCGGACCTCAATGCGCTGCGGGCGAAGGCGGAACGAAACGACGATGGCACCTACAGGATTTTCGGCCAGAAGATCTTCATCACCTATGGCGATCACGACCTGACCGACAACATCGTGCACATGGTCCTGGCGCGTTTGCCGGATGCGCCGGCGGGGACCCGGGGCATCTCCATGTTCCTCGTGCCCAAGTTCCTGGTCAATCCGGACGGCTCGCTCGGAGAGCGGAATGATGTCCGTGTTGCCGGTGTCGAACACAAGCTGGGCATTCACGGGTCGCCGACCTGCACGATGGCGTATGGCGACGAGGGCGGCGCGACCGGTTGGCTCGTTGGCGAGGAGAACAGGGGGCTTGCCTGCATGTTCACGATGATGAACAACGCCCGCCTCGCCGTGGGCATCCAGGGCCTGGGTGTTGCCGAACGGGCCTATCAGCAGGCCCTTCACTACGCGATCGACAGAAAGCAGGGCAGGGCGCCGGGCGACAGCGGTGAGGCGATGAGCCCGATCGCGCGCCATCCGGACATCAAGCGCATGCTGCTGACGATGAAGTCCAAGACTCAGGTCGCCCGGGCGATCTGCTATGCCTGCGCCCACGCGATCGATATGGCCAATGTCAGTGAAGACGAAGCGGGGCGGACATTCTGGAACGAGCGCGCCAGCCTGCTGACACCCATCGCAAAGGCGCTGTCGACCGACTTCGGCGTCGAGGTTGCCTCGCTGGGTGTCCAGATCCATGGCGGCATGGGATACATCGAGGAAACCGGCGCGGCGCAGCATCTGCGCGACGCGCGCATTGCCCCGATCTACGAGGGCACCAACGGGATTCAGTCCATTGACCTCGTACTTCGCAAACTGCCGCTGTCGGGCGGAGAGCATATCAAGGGGTTCATTGCCGAACTGAAGGCGGTCGCCGGTGAGGTTGCCGCCTCCAACCGGCCGGAATTCGGGGCAACCGCGGCACGATTGGGTGAGAGCGTTGAGGACCTCGAAGAGGCGACGGGCTACATGCTTGCCGCTCTTGCCGACGGACGCACGGCGGACGCGCTTTCCGGCGCAACGCCATATCTGCGTGTCGCGGGTCTTGCCCTGGGCGGTGCCCTGCTCGCCAGGGGCGCGCTCCGCTCCTCCGAGGAACCGGCTGAACGGCTGGCCGAGAGGACTTTGCTTGCACGCAGTTTCTGCGAAACGGTGCTGGGCGAGACCGGCGGATTGAAATCGGACATCGTTCTGTCCGCGGACGCGATCAAGGCCTTCGACCCTGAAGCGCTGGCATCCTGA
- a CDS encoding crotonase/enoyl-CoA hydratase family protein, producing the protein MIRISLDEGVQILRLDRPEKKNALTGAMYTDLADALEAGNGNPDIRCHLICGQPEVFTAGNDIGDFLQYAGRVAVAETPVVRFLRALVRTQKPLVASVDGLAIGVGTTLLMHCDMVFASPRAFIRSPFVDLGLVPEAGSSLLGPQLMGHARAFELLCLGNPLTAEKAERLGLVNEIVDDNVDDAALACARQIAAKPPEAMALSRQLLKGDTGTLSERVEEEISIFAERLTAPETIAAFQAFMTKKKA; encoded by the coding sequence ATGATCCGCATTAGCCTGGACGAAGGCGTTCAGATCCTGCGCCTGGATCGGCCCGAGAAAAAGAATGCCCTGACGGGCGCCATGTACACCGATCTCGCCGATGCGCTGGAAGCGGGAAACGGGAACCCGGACATCCGCTGCCACCTGATATGCGGCCAGCCGGAGGTGTTTACTGCCGGCAATGATATCGGCGATTTCCTACAATATGCCGGAAGGGTGGCGGTGGCCGAGACGCCGGTGGTCCGGTTCCTTCGGGCTCTGGTCCGCACGCAAAAGCCGCTGGTCGCGTCGGTTGACGGGCTCGCCATCGGAGTCGGCACGACCCTGCTGATGCATTGCGACATGGTCTTTGCCAGTCCGCGCGCGTTCATCCGCTCTCCATTCGTCGATCTCGGGCTTGTGCCCGAGGCGGGTTCGAGCTTGCTCGGACCGCAGCTGATGGGGCATGCGCGCGCATTCGAACTCCTGTGTCTCGGCAATCCGCTGACTGCGGAAAAGGCGGAGCGTCTGGGACTGGTGAACGAGATCGTCGATGACAATGTCGACGATGCGGCGCTTGCCTGCGCGAGGCAGATCGCGGCAAAGCCGCCTGAGGCGATGGCCCTGTCGAGACAGCTTCTCAAGGGAGACACCGGCACGCTGTCGGAGCGTGTGGAGGAAGAAATCAGCATTTTCGCCGAACGGCTGACCGCGCCTGAAACCATTGCGGCATTCCAGGCCTTCATGACCAAGAAAAAGGCATGA